The following coding sequences are from one Vulpes vulpes isolate BD-2025 chromosome 12, VulVul3, whole genome shotgun sequence window:
- the CSF2 gene encoding granulocyte-macrophage colony-stimulating factor — protein MWLQNLLFLGTVVCSISAPTRSPTLVTRPSQHVDAIQEALSLLNNSNDVTAVTNKAVKVVSEVFDPEGPTCLETRLQLYKEGLQGSLTSLKNPLTMMANHYKQHCPPTPESPCATQNITFKNFKENLKDFLFNIPFDCWKSQEVRQASPTRSQP, from the exons ATGTGGCTGCAGAACCTGCTTTTCTTGGGCACTGTGGTCTGCAGCATCTCTGCACCCACCCGCTCACCCACCCTTGTCACTCGGCCCTCTCAGCACGTGGATGCCATCCAGGAGGCCCTGAGCCTTTTGAACAACAGTAATGACGTGACTGCTGTGACG AATAAAGCAGTAAAAGTCGTCTCTGAAGTGTTTGACCCTGAG GGGCCAACATGCCTGGAGACCCGCCTACAGCTGTACAAGGAGGGCCTGCAGGGCAGCCTCACCAGCCTCAAGAATCCCTTAACCATGATGGCCAATCACTATAAGCAGCACTGTCCCCCTACCCCG gaatctccctGTGCAACCCAGAATATTACcttcaaaaatttcaaagagaaCCTGAAGGATTTTCTGTTTAACATCCCCTTTGACTGCTGGAAAAGTCAAGAAGTGAGGCAGGCCAGTCCAACCAGGAGCCAGCCCTGA
- the IL3 gene encoding interleukin-3 yields MEVPCQIKILPIPCSHRGVGTVSGHKRQDTVLDASERHKGPGRDRLHPVSLNMSSFPILHLLLLLLGCQAPQAQGRPFSTHLPKQYFTMINEIMETLNKSPSPSEEPLDSNEKETLLEDTLLRPNLDVFLNASSKFDKNGLLICNNLKEFLPLLPTPTPRGEPISIMENNWGDFQRKLKKYLEALDNFLNFKNKP; encoded by the exons ATGGAGGTTCCATGTCAGATAAAAATTCTTCCGATCCCCTGCTCTCATCGGGGTGTAGGCACAGTCTCGGGGCATAAAAGACAGGACACTGTGTTGGATGCTTCAGAACGCCACAAAGGACCAGGACGAGACAGACTACACCCTGTCAGCCTGAACATGAGCAGCTTCCCCATTCTGCACCTTCTCTTGCTCCTGCTTGGATGCCAAGCCCCACAGGCACAGGGGAGGCCTTTTTCGACACACCTGCCTAAGCAATACTTCACAATGATCAATGAAATTATGGAGACATTAAACAAGTCACCCTCGCCTTCAGAA GAACCCTTGGACTCAAATGAGAAAGAGACCTTGCTG GAAGATACCCTTCTGAGGCCAAACTTGGATGTATTCTTGAATGCTTCCAGCAAGTTTGACAAAAATGGATTGCTAATCTGTAATAATCTTAAG GAATTCCTGCCACTCCTGCCCACTCCCACACCCAGG GGAGAACCAATCTCTATCATGGAGAATAACTGGGGCGATTtccaaaggaaattgaaaaaatatctagAAGCCCTTGATAACTTTCTGAATTTCAAGAACAAACCCTGA
- the LOC140594823 gene encoding interleukin-3-like yields the protein MWTSLCLQLLIFLPFSLSRSLLSVTPGDQEQACCEYWSTIPEIYYKLNITSTTEDFNLRLELEKDTLLKSNLAAFRNISEKFFSVSNASLSINKNLEKLENLLQTLPMPMPTPQREVYIQAEDFNEFSEKLKIFLEALDDFLKPLLKCPGTFKASCKKS from the exons ATGTGGacctccctctgccttcagcttctcatcttccttcctttcagcCTCTCCAGATCCCTGCTCTCAGTGACCCCTGGAGACCAGGAGCAGGCCTGTTGTGAGTACTGGAGCACCATCCCTGAAATCTACTATAAGCTGAACATTACCTCT ACAACTGAAGACTTCAATCTGCGGCTAGAGCTGGAG AAAGATACCCTTCTGAAGTCTAACCTGGCTGCCTTCCGGAACATCTCAGAGAAGTTCTTCAGTGTCTCTAATGCATCTTTATCCATCAATAAAAATCTGGAGAAGCTGGAG AACTTGCTGCAAACCTTGCCCATGCCCATGCCCACACCCCAG AGAGAAGTGTACATCCAAGCAGAAGATTTTAATGAGTTTTCAGAGAAGCTGAAAATCTTCCTGGAAGCCCTGGATGATTTCCTGAAGCCCTTACTGAAATGCCCAGGAACTTTCAAAGCCTCATGTAAAAAGTCTTAG